The Microbacterium maritypicum genome contains a region encoding:
- the nudC gene encoding NAD(+) diphosphatase — MTIPRPSLDRAAELREEPDVLDRLRNDPATRVIVVREGRVRVVDSALLRVTPDEVVEASWALLGRDADGTVLLLAAAPPESDALDTAPDEIWLGLRDLGGRIDGQESELLIGAIALAGWLRDAPFCPTCGGATQLQQGGWSRRCLVCARQHFPRTDPAVIVAVESRDGERLLLGANANWGGRMFSCFAGFTEAGESLESTAYREIEEESGVRLSALRYVSSQAWPFPRSLMVGFRAVVDDESAARADGEEIIEVRWFTRAEIGTALAGHGPVGLPGPASIARALIVDWYEDRA, encoded by the coding sequence ATGACCATTCCGCGCCCATCCCTCGATCGTGCAGCCGAACTCCGCGAGGAGCCGGACGTGCTCGATCGTCTGCGAAACGACCCGGCGACCCGTGTGATCGTCGTGCGCGAGGGCCGGGTCAGGGTCGTGGATTCCGCGCTGCTGCGCGTCACCCCTGACGAGGTCGTCGAGGCGAGCTGGGCTCTTCTCGGACGCGATGCCGACGGCACCGTGCTGCTCCTCGCCGCCGCACCGCCGGAGAGCGACGCGCTCGACACCGCCCCGGACGAGATCTGGCTCGGCCTGCGTGATCTCGGCGGTCGCATCGACGGGCAGGAGTCCGAGCTCCTGATCGGCGCCATCGCCCTCGCCGGATGGCTTCGGGACGCGCCGTTCTGTCCGACCTGCGGTGGGGCGACCCAGCTGCAGCAGGGCGGATGGTCGCGGCGCTGCCTCGTGTGCGCACGCCAGCACTTCCCGCGCACGGATCCAGCCGTGATCGTCGCCGTCGAGAGCAGAGACGGCGAGCGGCTCCTGCTCGGCGCCAATGCCAACTGGGGCGGGCGCATGTTCTCCTGCTTCGCGGGTTTCACCGAGGCGGGGGAATCGCTCGAGTCGACCGCGTATCGCGAGATCGAGGAGGAATCGGGGGTGCGTCTTTCCGCCCTGCGGTACGTCTCCTCGCAGGCCTGGCCGTTCCCCCGATCGCTCATGGTCGGCTTCCGTGCCGTTGTCGACGACGAGTCCGCGGCGCGCGCCGACGGCGAGGAGATCATCGAGGTGCGCTGGTTCACGCGCGCCGAGATCGGCACCGCGCTCGCCGGACACGGCCCGGTGGGGCTTCCGGGGCCGGCGTCGATCGCCCGTGCGCTGATCGTCGACTGGTACGAGGATCGCGCGTGA
- a CDS encoding ATP-dependent helicase, with protein MSALDALDERQRAAASVLRGPVVVLAGAGTGKTRVITHRIAHGVDTGAYSPSRVMAVTFTAKAAGELRGRLRALGVEGVAARTFHATALAQLNFFWPTLAGSPAPSIIDNKVRMLGQAADAIRLRPSTATLRDIASEIEWRKVSMLSIDQYAALGRPISGVDAGQLIELMRGYEALKDDRRQLDFEDVLLACAGMLEAEPRVAASVHEQYRHFTVDEFQDVSPLQNRLLELWLGDRHDICVVGDASQTIYSFAGAEQRFLLEFERRHPDATVVRLETNYRSQPPILTAANALMHGRPGALELVPAREQFTADAPTVTAYETEGEEAAGIAASISARIEAGASPSEIAVLYRAHAQSAVLQQALAAEGIATSVLGGTRFFAMPEVRQAILALRAAAVAPSEQGFLPGVQRVLRELGLTDEPPAAGGAQRSGWEARRAILRLAEEAGADANLRSFSDALMARAKDQHEPTMRTVTLSTLHAAKGLEWPHVYLAGWAEGSLPISYATTFEAVDEERRLAYVGVTRAARTLALSWSRSAGRGERSPSRFLAEMGTTGRGTGILRETTPNATRASRPR; from the coding sequence GTGAGCGCACTCGATGCCCTCGACGAGCGGCAGCGGGCAGCGGCATCCGTGTTGCGTGGTCCCGTCGTCGTGCTCGCCGGAGCCGGAACCGGAAAGACCCGGGTGATCACGCATCGCATCGCACACGGCGTCGACACCGGCGCATACTCGCCCTCGCGCGTCATGGCGGTCACCTTCACCGCGAAAGCGGCGGGAGAGCTCCGCGGTCGCCTGCGGGCGCTCGGTGTCGAAGGCGTCGCCGCCCGCACGTTCCATGCGACCGCGCTCGCGCAGCTGAACTTCTTCTGGCCCACGCTGGCCGGATCGCCCGCGCCATCCATCATCGACAACAAGGTGCGGATGCTGGGGCAGGCGGCCGACGCGATCCGCCTCCGTCCCAGCACCGCGACGCTCCGTGACATCGCTTCCGAGATCGAGTGGCGCAAGGTGTCGATGCTGTCGATCGACCAGTACGCAGCGCTCGGCCGTCCGATCAGCGGGGTCGACGCGGGGCAGCTGATCGAGCTGATGCGCGGGTACGAGGCGTTGAAGGACGATCGTCGCCAGCTCGACTTCGAAGACGTGCTCCTCGCCTGTGCGGGCATGCTGGAGGCGGAGCCGCGCGTCGCCGCATCCGTCCACGAGCAGTACCGGCACTTCACGGTCGACGAGTTCCAAGACGTCTCCCCGTTGCAGAACCGCCTGCTGGAGCTGTGGCTCGGAGACCGGCACGACATCTGCGTGGTCGGCGACGCCAGCCAGACCATCTACTCGTTCGCCGGCGCGGAGCAGCGTTTCCTGCTCGAGTTCGAGCGCCGTCACCCGGACGCCACCGTGGTGCGTCTGGAGACGAACTACCGCTCGCAGCCGCCGATCCTCACCGCAGCCAACGCTCTGATGCACGGCCGGCCCGGAGCGCTGGAGCTCGTACCGGCACGGGAGCAGTTCACCGCGGATGCGCCGACCGTCACCGCATACGAGACGGAGGGGGAGGAAGCCGCGGGGATCGCCGCGTCGATCTCCGCGCGCATCGAGGCGGGGGCCTCGCCGTCGGAGATCGCCGTGCTCTATCGCGCTCACGCGCAGTCCGCTGTGCTGCAGCAGGCGCTCGCCGCCGAGGGCATCGCGACATCCGTTCTGGGCGGGACACGATTCTTCGCCATGCCGGAGGTCCGTCAGGCGATCCTCGCCCTGCGGGCCGCCGCTGTCGCCCCCAGCGAGCAGGGATTCCTGCCCGGGGTGCAGCGCGTGCTGCGCGAGCTCGGACTCACCGACGAGCCGCCGGCCGCAGGGGGAGCGCAGCGCAGCGGATGGGAGGCGCGTCGCGCCATCCTGAGGCTCGCTGAGGAGGCAGGAGCGGATGCGAACCTGCGCAGCTTCAGCGACGCGCTGATGGCTCGGGCCAAGGACCAGCACGAACCGACGATGCGCACCGTCACGCTCTCTACCCTGCACGCGGCCAAGGGCCTGGAGTGGCCGCACGTGTATCTGGCCGGATGGGCGGAGGGATCGCTGCCCATCTCGTATGCGACGACGTTCGAGGCGGTCGACGAAGAGCGACGGCTGGCCTACGTGGGGGTCACGCGCGCCGCGCGAACGCTGGCGCTGTCGTGGTCGAGATCAGCGGGGCGGGGTGAGCGTTCCCCGTCTCGGTTCCTCGCTGAGATGGGGACCACGGGGCGCGGCACCGGCATTCTTCGTGAAACGACACCGAACGCCACTCGAGCGAGCCGTCCGCGCTGA
- a CDS encoding zinc-dependent metalloprotease — MADNDPTPEDFQEFLRKMLSNQSGGDIDPEALRGAFEGMDGFTLDPAMMQTIMSQLQGAFGGDPWENALRQALFIANRDGQGVTDGSRISLADSFALANLWLGEATTISELSETPTAMTRGEWVEKTLPVWKEIADPVSTSIADALTSALDTQVPEEMRGVVQGAGRLMRGLGGSVFAAQFGQVLGNLSLEVVSGGDVGIPVLPAGTAAIIPQNLTAFGEGLEIPEDQIALYLATRELAYARLYRHAKWLHLHVMAQITDFARGVTVDVDALEDVASRLDPSNPEELRAAIEGGALLPVQSDAQREALTRLENLIATIDGWVDVVTAQATSRLPDGARIAEAARRRRAVGGPAEDALGALVGLKLRPRRMREASAMWQTVTDAVGISGRDSLWDYPDLMPTAEDIDDPSALVARLQAAERGEQPAADEFDEALARLLDGDDFSEDAPAEDSTNDADEDGDAAPEGDRPV, encoded by the coding sequence ATGGCAGACAACGACCCGACACCCGAGGACTTCCAGGAGTTCCTGCGGAAGATGCTCTCGAACCAGAGCGGCGGCGACATCGATCCCGAGGCGCTGCGGGGCGCCTTCGAGGGGATGGACGGCTTCACACTCGACCCCGCGATGATGCAGACGATCATGTCGCAGCTGCAGGGCGCCTTCGGCGGCGACCCCTGGGAGAACGCGCTGCGTCAGGCTCTTTTCATCGCCAACCGCGACGGACAGGGCGTGACCGACGGATCGCGCATCTCGCTCGCCGATTCCTTCGCGCTCGCGAACCTGTGGCTCGGCGAGGCGACGACCATCTCGGAGCTCTCCGAGACCCCGACCGCGATGACCAGGGGCGAGTGGGTGGAGAAGACCCTTCCGGTGTGGAAGGAGATCGCCGATCCCGTGTCGACGAGCATCGCTGACGCGCTGACCTCGGCGCTGGACACGCAGGTGCCCGAAGAGATGCGCGGCGTGGTTCAGGGCGCAGGCCGGCTGATGCGGGGCCTGGGCGGCTCGGTGTTCGCCGCGCAGTTCGGACAGGTGCTCGGCAACCTCTCTCTCGAAGTCGTCTCCGGCGGTGACGTCGGCATCCCGGTGCTGCCCGCAGGCACCGCGGCGATCATCCCGCAGAACCTCACGGCCTTCGGCGAAGGCCTCGAGATCCCCGAAGACCAGATCGCGCTCTACCTCGCTACCCGCGAGCTCGCCTACGCGCGTCTGTACCGGCACGCGAAGTGGCTGCACCTGCACGTGATGGCGCAGATCACCGACTTCGCTCGCGGAGTCACGGTCGACGTGGACGCGCTCGAAGACGTCGCCAGCCGCCTCGATCCCTCGAACCCCGAAGAACTGCGCGCGGCGATCGAGGGCGGTGCGCTCCTGCCCGTGCAGAGCGACGCCCAGCGCGAGGCGCTCACCCGCCTCGAGAACCTCATCGCCACGATCGACGGCTGGGTCGACGTCGTGACCGCCCAGGCGACCTCTCGTCTTCCCGACGGCGCGCGCATCGCGGAAGCCGCCCGGCGCCGGCGCGCGGTCGGCGGACCCGCCGAGGACGCTCTCGGTGCCCTCGTGGGCCTCAAGCTCCGTCCACGGCGCATGCGCGAGGCCTCGGCCATGTGGCAGACGGTGACGGATGCCGTCGGCATCAGCGGGCGAGACTCCCTGTGGGACTACCCGGACCTCATGCCGACCGCCGAGGACATCGACGACCCGAGTGCGCTCGTCGCTCGCCTGCAGGCTGCCGAGCGCGGCGAGCAGCCGGCCGCCGACGAGTTCGACGAGGCCCTCGCCCGCCTGCTCGACGGTGACGACTTCTCGGAGGACGCTCCCGCCGAGGACTCGACGAACGATGCGGACGAAGACGGCGACGCCGCCCCGGAGGGCGACAGGCCGGTCTGA
- a CDS encoding YlbL family protein, which translates to MDRTRSGKLGLGVWALIVALLALVVLTFLPSPYVIQRPGPVYDTLGTAKGADGEQVPLISVEGAETFETAGTLDLTTVQVVGNRERTPSWFELALAWMDSSKAVVPLDSVFPQGVTSEQRDERNATLMVDSQHEATAAALNELGYDTGAEVVVVEAVADSPADGILEADDVITAIDGTPVSSATQLREAIQAAAGAPVQLTVLRGGAERTVEVTPEKHTEGDATAWLIGITLRTDYDFEIDVTIQLDNVGGPSAGMMFALGIIDTLTEGELNGGKDIAGTGTIDAAGTVGPIGGIRQKLYGARDAGADYFLAPAANCDEVVGHVPDGLQVIRTATLEESLAALEVIADDGDVSALPTCDLAGS; encoded by the coding sequence GTGGATCGAACGCGGTCTGGGAAGCTCGGACTCGGAGTCTGGGCGCTGATCGTCGCGCTCCTCGCGCTGGTCGTGCTGACGTTCCTTCCGTCGCCCTACGTGATCCAGCGACCGGGGCCGGTGTACGACACCCTCGGCACCGCGAAGGGTGCTGACGGCGAGCAGGTGCCGCTGATCAGCGTCGAGGGCGCCGAGACGTTCGAGACCGCGGGGACTCTGGACCTCACGACGGTGCAGGTCGTGGGTAACCGCGAGCGCACACCCAGCTGGTTCGAGCTCGCCCTGGCGTGGATGGATTCGTCCAAGGCGGTCGTCCCCCTCGACTCGGTGTTCCCCCAGGGGGTGACGAGCGAGCAGCGCGACGAGCGCAACGCCACGCTGATGGTCGACTCCCAGCACGAGGCGACAGCGGCCGCGTTGAACGAGCTCGGATACGACACCGGCGCCGAGGTCGTCGTGGTCGAGGCCGTGGCGGATTCCCCGGCCGACGGCATCCTCGAAGCCGATGACGTCATCACCGCGATCGACGGCACTCCGGTCTCCTCGGCCACGCAGCTGCGGGAGGCGATCCAGGCCGCGGCGGGAGCGCCGGTGCAGCTCACCGTGTTGCGCGGCGGCGCCGAGCGGACCGTGGAGGTCACCCCGGAGAAGCACACCGAGGGCGACGCGACCGCATGGCTCATCGGCATCACGCTGCGCACCGACTACGACTTCGAGATCGACGTCACGATCCAGCTCGACAACGTCGGCGGCCCCAGCGCCGGGATGATGTTCGCGCTCGGGATCATCGACACGCTGACCGAGGGGGAGCTCAACGGCGGGAAGGACATCGCCGGCACCGGAACCATCGACGCGGCGGGCACGGTCGGTCCGATCGGCGGCATCCGTCAGAAGCTCTACGGCGCGCGAGATGCGGGGGCCGACTACTTCCTGGCTCCCGCGGCGAACTGCGACGAGGTCGTCGGACATGTGCCGGACGGACTGCAGGTCATCCGCACGGCGACGCTCGAGGAGTCGCTCGCCGCCCTCGAGGTCATCGCGGACGACGGCGACGTCTCGGCGCTCCCGACCTGCGACCTCGCAGGCAGCTGA
- a CDS encoding UPF0182 family membrane protein, which translates to MTSSPSAPNPATPRTSRRILGISLVIIAALIAVFFVFASLYTEFLWFDQVGFTGVLTTQWIATAVMFVVGFLGMAVPLFVVIQLAYRLRPVYVRLSSQLDRYQEVIEPLRRLAMWGMPIFFGLFAGFAAAGQWKTVWLWINGVATSDVDPQFGIDTGFYMFAMPFYTILLAFVSAVLLLSLLVTALVSYLYGSVRIGQGELRISKPARIQLAVIAGLYLLVQAASLWLDQYKTLVEPDDRITGAAYTGVNATIPGLAILAIIAAVVAILFFVTAVIGRWRFPLAATALLIVASLVVGVGYPWVVTTFQVKPNQNAYQAEYYQRNIDGTKEAYGVADLETTPFAAKTDAEAGQLRADAETTASTRIMDPKVIPPTVRQLEQYRGYYQFQKTMDVDRYEIDGKMQDTVVSVRDLDMSGLGDGDNWNNRVAVYTHGYGLVAAAGNQRTTDGEPVFLERGIPTSGFLSDRENFEPRVYFGENSPEYSIVGAPEGSEPAEIDYPRGKDGSSETKTTFDGDGGPKVGDTFTKLLYALKFQSEQILFSNLVNEDSQILYDRDPKTRVQKVAPYLELDSDPYPSVVDGRIVWIVDGYTTSQTYPYSTSVSLSDAIADSNIPSPTLAIDDINYIRNSVKATVDAYDGSVKLYAWDDEDPVLKSWQKVYPSTVKPISEMSGELMSHVRYPTDLFKVQRDILGVYHVDKAGSFAQQDNRWQTPNDPRSESMLQPPYYLTMQMPGQDSPRFSMFSTFIPNSQGAGGSRDVLMGYLAVDSDAGSEKGVKAEGYGQLRMLEIDTDTTVPGPGQVQNTYNSDTSVVPQLNLLQQGESEVIYGNLLTLPVGGGLLYVQPVYVQSSEGTQLPRLQKVLVAFGDRVAFENTLTEALDTLFGGDSGATGGDDTVEPDPNAEVPDTGEVPTTEPTQPTGAEAEALAAAQTALLDREAALKAGDLAKFAEADERLTAAVQKLIELDSAAGN; encoded by the coding sequence GTGACCTCCTCGCCTTCAGCTCCGAATCCGGCCACGCCTCGAACCTCACGACGCATTCTCGGCATCTCCCTGGTGATCATCGCCGCCTTGATCGCGGTGTTCTTCGTGTTCGCCTCCCTCTACACCGAATTCCTCTGGTTCGACCAGGTGGGCTTCACCGGCGTCCTCACGACGCAGTGGATCGCCACGGCGGTGATGTTCGTGGTGGGCTTCCTCGGGATGGCCGTTCCGCTGTTCGTCGTCATCCAGCTCGCCTACCGGCTGCGTCCGGTCTACGTGCGGCTCAGCTCGCAGCTGGACCGGTACCAGGAGGTCATCGAGCCGCTGCGTCGCCTGGCGATGTGGGGCATGCCCATCTTCTTCGGACTATTCGCCGGCTTCGCGGCCGCGGGGCAGTGGAAGACGGTCTGGCTCTGGATCAACGGTGTGGCCACCTCGGACGTCGACCCGCAGTTCGGCATCGACACCGGCTTCTACATGTTCGCGATGCCGTTCTACACGATCCTGCTCGCGTTCGTCTCCGCCGTGCTCCTGCTCTCGCTCCTGGTCACGGCCCTCGTGTCGTACCTCTACGGCTCGGTGCGCATCGGTCAGGGTGAGCTGCGCATCTCGAAGCCCGCGCGCATCCAGCTCGCGGTCATCGCCGGTCTCTACCTGCTCGTGCAGGCGGCGAGCCTCTGGCTCGACCAGTACAAAACGCTCGTCGAGCCCGACGATCGCATCACGGGTGCGGCGTACACGGGCGTGAACGCGACGATCCCCGGTCTCGCCATCCTCGCGATCATCGCCGCTGTCGTGGCGATCCTCTTCTTCGTCACGGCCGTCATCGGCCGCTGGCGCTTCCCGCTGGCCGCGACCGCGCTGCTCATCGTGGCCTCGCTCGTCGTCGGCGTCGGATACCCGTGGGTGGTCACCACCTTCCAGGTGAAGCCGAACCAGAACGCCTACCAGGCCGAGTACTACCAGCGGAACATCGACGGCACGAAGGAGGCGTACGGGGTCGCAGACCTCGAGACCACGCCCTTCGCCGCCAAGACCGACGCCGAGGCGGGTCAGCTGCGCGCGGATGCGGAGACCACCGCCTCCACCCGCATCATGGACCCGAAGGTCATCCCGCCGACGGTGCGTCAGCTCGAGCAGTACCGCGGGTACTACCAGTTCCAGAAGACGATGGACGTCGACCGGTACGAGATCGACGGGAAGATGCAGGACACCGTGGTGTCGGTGCGCGACCTCGACATGTCGGGCCTGGGCGACGGTGACAACTGGAACAACCGCGTCGCGGTGTACACCCACGGCTACGGCCTCGTCGCCGCCGCGGGCAACCAGCGCACCACCGACGGCGAGCCGGTGTTCCTCGAGCGCGGTATCCCCACTTCGGGATTCCTGTCCGACCGGGAGAACTTCGAGCCGCGCGTCTACTTCGGTGAGAACTCGCCCGAGTACTCGATCGTCGGCGCTCCCGAGGGCTCGGAGCCCGCAGAGATCGACTACCCGCGCGGCAAGGACGGCTCGAGCGAGACGAAGACCACGTTCGACGGCGACGGCGGCCCGAAGGTCGGCGACACGTTCACCAAGCTCCTCTACGCGCTGAAGTTCCAGTCGGAGCAGATCCTGTTCTCGAACCTCGTGAACGAGGACTCGCAGATCCTGTACGACCGCGACCCCAAGACGCGCGTGCAGAAGGTGGCACCGTACCTCGAGCTCGACAGCGACCCCTACCCGAGTGTGGTGGACGGCCGCATTGTCTGGATCGTCGACGGCTACACGACGAGCCAGACCTACCCGTACTCGACGAGCGTGAGCCTGTCCGACGCCATCGCCGACTCCAACATCCCCTCGCCGACCCTCGCGATCGACGACATCAACTACATCCGCAACTCCGTCAAGGCGACGGTCGATGCCTATGACGGTTCGGTGAAGCTGTACGCGTGGGACGACGAGGACCCGGTGCTCAAGAGCTGGCAGAAGGTCTACCCGTCGACGGTGAAGCCGATCAGCGAGATGTCGGGGGAGCTCATGAGCCATGTGCGCTACCCGACCGACCTGTTCAAGGTGCAGCGCGACATCCTCGGCGTGTATCACGTCGACAAGGCCGGATCGTTCGCGCAGCAGGACAACCGCTGGCAGACGCCCAACGACCCCCGCAGCGAATCGATGCTGCAGCCGCCGTACTACCTGACCATGCAGATGCCGGGTCAGGACTCTCCCCGGTTCTCGATGTTCTCGACGTTCATCCCGAACTCGCAGGGAGCGGGCGGAAGCCGCGACGTGCTGATGGGCTACCTCGCGGTGGATTCGGATGCCGGCTCGGAGAAGGGCGTGAAGGCGGAGGGCTACGGCCAGCTGCGCATGCTCGAGATCGACACCGACACCACGGTCCCCGGTCCCGGTCAGGTGCAGAACACCTACAACTCGGACACTTCGGTCGTGCCTCAGCTCAACCTGCTCCAGCAGGGGGAGTCCGAGGTCATCTACGGCAACCTGCTGACGCTGCCCGTCGGTGGCGGTCTGCTCTACGTGCAGCCCGTCTACGTGCAGTCGTCCGAGGGAACGCAGCTGCCGCGTCTGCAGAAGGTGCTGGTCGCCTTCGGTGATCGCGTCGCCTTCGAGAACACCCTGACCGAGGCGCTCGACACCCTCTTCGGCGGTGACTCCGGTGCCACCGGCGGTGACGACACGGTCGAACCGGATCCGAACGCCGAGGTGCCCGACACCGGCGAGGTGCCGACGACCGAGCCCACGCAGCCGACGGGAGCCGAGGCTGAGGCCCTGGCTGCCGCTCAGACCGCGCTGCTCGACCGTGAGGCCGCGCTGAAGGCCGGAGACCTCGCGAAGTTCGCCGAGGCCGACGAGCGCCTCACCGCGGCGGTCCAGAAGCTGATCGAGCTGGACTCCGCAGCGGGCAACTGA
- a CDS encoding class I SAM-dependent methyltransferase, giving the protein MVSFRDPESQLGATGRGSTWSRAERDLLDTLAVVHAEASMVGWDFSRLDERWSVDEPWWDFEDDCLEAMRATRQGILDLGTGGGERLSSLVGSLHEPPAPLPQIFATEGWAPNIAVARRSLAPWSIPVVEYDSDAGDVLPFAERSLGLVMARHESYEAAEVARVLAPGGRFLTQQVDGYDAPEIHNWFGDDFRYPGVTADAYALHLRDAGMRIDHVDEWSGQMRFADATALVTYLALVPWDAPDFSVEAHAQRLLDLEASAPIVVTQRRFRIYATVE; this is encoded by the coding sequence ATGGTGTCCTTCCGAGATCCTGAAAGTCAGCTCGGCGCAACAGGACGTGGATCGACCTGGTCGCGGGCTGAACGTGATCTGCTCGACACTCTCGCGGTCGTTCACGCCGAGGCATCGATGGTTGGCTGGGACTTCTCGCGCCTCGATGAGCGTTGGTCGGTTGATGAGCCTTGGTGGGATTTCGAGGACGATTGTCTCGAAGCGATGCGTGCGACCCGCCAGGGCATTCTCGATCTGGGAACCGGCGGAGGCGAGAGGCTTTCGTCTCTCGTCGGCTCGCTTCACGAGCCACCAGCTCCCTTGCCTCAGATTTTCGCTACGGAGGGGTGGGCGCCCAACATCGCCGTCGCGCGAAGGTCCCTTGCGCCATGGTCCATCCCCGTCGTGGAATATGACTCAGACGCCGGGGATGTCCTACCGTTTGCTGAGCGGAGTCTCGGTTTGGTGATGGCTCGGCATGAGAGCTACGAAGCCGCCGAAGTCGCACGAGTCCTCGCGCCTGGCGGCCGATTCCTCACGCAACAAGTCGATGGCTACGATGCTCCCGAGATCCACAACTGGTTCGGAGACGACTTTCGGTACCCGGGCGTCACCGCAGATGCCTACGCCCTGCATCTGCGGGATGCCGGAATGCGAATCGACCACGTCGACGAATGGTCGGGGCAAATGCGCTTCGCTGACGCGACCGCCCTCGTTACATACCTTGCTCTCGTGCCATGGGACGCTCCGGACTTCTCCGTTGAAGCTCACGCGCAACGCCTCTTGGACCTCGAAGCCTCGGCGCCCATCGTCGTGACTCAGCGTAGGTTCCGGATCTACGCCACCGTCGAATAG
- a CDS encoding carbon-nitrogen hydrolase family protein, translated as MSETAAVPVAVCQFAPTASRAENRERIAALTADAAGRGAKLIVFPEYSSYFVDPMDESLAANAEDLDGEFVETLRALAAEYAVVIVAGLAERATDGHRVRNTVVAVRGDRVLAVYRKQHLYDAFGQTESDWVEPGEVGEAATFELGGLRFGLMTCYDLRFPEVARSLVDAQADALVVPAEWVRGPLKEHHWTTLLAARAIENTVYVVAADHPTPIGVGHSQIVDPQGVVLAGVGTAPGIAVAVVEREPIERVRITNPSLRVRRYSVTPREVVAPEA; from the coding sequence ATGTCCGAGACCGCAGCCGTCCCCGTCGCCGTGTGCCAGTTCGCGCCGACCGCCTCCCGAGCCGAGAACCGGGAGCGGATCGCCGCGCTGACGGCCGACGCCGCCGGGCGGGGGGCGAAGCTGATCGTGTTCCCTGAGTACTCGAGTTACTTCGTCGACCCCATGGACGAGAGCCTGGCTGCCAATGCGGAGGACCTCGACGGGGAGTTCGTCGAGACCCTGAGGGCACTGGCCGCCGAGTACGCCGTCGTGATCGTCGCGGGTCTGGCCGAACGGGCGACCGACGGGCATCGAGTGCGCAACACCGTGGTGGCCGTGCGGGGTGACCGCGTCCTCGCCGTGTACCGCAAGCAGCACCTGTACGACGCGTTCGGCCAGACCGAGTCCGACTGGGTGGAGCCGGGTGAGGTGGGGGAGGCCGCGACTTTCGAGCTGGGGGGCCTGCGTTTCGGGCTCATGACCTGTTATGACCTCCGCTTCCCTGAAGTGGCCCGTTCCCTGGTCGATGCGCAGGCCGATGCCCTGGTCGTGCCGGCCGAGTGGGTCAGGGGGCCGCTCAAGGAACACCACTGGACGACGCTGCTCGCCGCTCGTGCGATCGAGAACACCGTCTACGTGGTCGCGGCAGACCATCCGACCCCGATCGGGGTGGGACACTCGCAGATCGTCGATCCCCAGGGCGTCGTACTCGCCGGAGTGGGAACCGCTCCCGGGATCGCCGTCGCGGTGGTCGAGAGGGAGCCGATCGAGCGCGTGCGGATCACGAACCCGTCGCTGCGCGTGCGGCGGTACTCCGTCACTCCTCGTGAGGTCGTGGCCCCCGAAGCCTAG
- a CDS encoding aminotransferase class I/II-fold pyridoxal phosphate-dependent enzyme, which produces MSVIPGAWRRTAAGAGLLAADGTVAPTIFAEMSAAAARTGAINLGQGFPDEDGPAEVLEAARAAIASGANQYPPGRGTPVLLDAISEHQRRFYGLRVDPSSEVIVTAGATEALTATLLALIDGPEDEVVVFEPYYDSYAAAVALAGARLRTVPLRAPDFQPDLERLATTVSDRTRIILVNDPHNPTGAIFGREVLEEVVRLAEKHDAIIVTDEVYEHLAFHAAHTPIATLPGASARTLTISSAGKTFSTTGWKIGWVHGPAALITAVLTVKQYLTYVNGSPFQPAVAVGLRMDDAYFTDAAAVLAHKHGILGDGLRAAGFTVHAPQGGYFTVADATALGGPDAAAFCRALPERVGVVAIPLTAFVSEEHRSEYAGLVRFAACKRVEVLEEAATRLARFSA; this is translated from the coding sequence ATGAGTGTCATTCCCGGCGCATGGCGTCGTACCGCAGCGGGGGCAGGTCTGCTCGCTGCCGACGGAACCGTCGCGCCCACCATCTTCGCAGAGATGTCGGCAGCGGCGGCTCGAACCGGGGCGATCAATCTCGGCCAGGGCTTCCCCGACGAGGACGGTCCCGCAGAGGTGCTGGAGGCGGCGCGAGCCGCCATCGCGAGCGGAGCCAATCAGTACCCGCCCGGTCGCGGCACACCGGTTCTCCTCGATGCCATCAGCGAGCATCAGCGGCGCTTCTACGGGCTCCGTGTCGATCCTTCCAGCGAGGTGATCGTGACGGCCGGAGCGACGGAGGCCCTGACCGCGACCCTGCTGGCGCTGATCGACGGCCCCGAAGACGAGGTCGTCGTGTTCGAGCCCTACTACGACTCCTATGCCGCCGCCGTGGCCCTCGCGGGGGCACGGCTGCGCACGGTTCCGCTGCGCGCGCCGGACTTCCAACCCGACCTCGAGCGGCTCGCCACGACGGTGAGCGATCGCACCAGGATCATCCTGGTCAACGACCCGCACAATCCCACGGGAGCGATCTTCGGGCGTGAGGTGCTCGAAGAGGTGGTGCGCCTGGCGGAGAAGCACGATGCGATCATCGTCACCGACGAGGTGTACGAGCATCTGGCGTTCCATGCCGCGCACACCCCGATCGCCACGCTCCCCGGAGCATCCGCGCGCACGCTGACGATCTCGTCGGCCGGGAAGACCTTCTCCACGACGGGGTGGAAGATCGGATGGGTGCATGGACCGGCCGCGCTCATCACGGCCGTGCTCACCGTGAAGCAGTACCTCACCTACGTCAACGGCTCGCCATTTCAGCCGGCTGTCGCCGTGGGGCTGCGGATGGACGACGCGTACTTCACGGACGCGGCCGCCGTGCTCGCCCACAAGCACGGGATTCTCGGCGACGGGCTGAGGGCGGCCGGATTCACCGTGCACGCACCTCAGGGCGGCTACTTCACCGTCGCGGATGCGACGGCGCTGGGCGGACCGGACGCCGCGGCCTTCTGCCGGGCCCTGCCGGAGCGCGTGGGCGTCGTGGCGATCCCGCTCACAGCCTTCGTCTCCGAGGAGCACAGGAGCGAATACGCGGGCCTGGTGCGCTTCGCCGCCTGCAAGCGCGTCGAGGTCCTCGAAGAGGCGGCGACGCGCCTCGCCCGCTTCTCCGCGTGA